One window of the Solanum stenotomum isolate F172 chromosome 11, ASM1918654v1, whole genome shotgun sequence genome contains the following:
- the LOC125844429 gene encoding LOB domain-containing protein 1-like, with protein MESTISSSSSRSVSPSSSSSPNSPPPSVTMVVVSPCAACKILRRRCAEKCVLAPYFPPNDPIKFTTAHRVFGASNIIKFLQELPESQRADAVSSMVYEANARLRDPVYGCAGSICQLQKQVSDLQAQLAKAQAEIVNMQCQQANLMALICMEMGQSTPQTISPPQQSLDNFPMNYLDDNIGSWETLWT; from the exons atggaatCCACcatatcttcatcttcatctcgATCCGTCTCACCTTcgtcttcgtcttcacctaactCACCACCACCATCAGTGACAATGGTGGTGGTGAGTCCTTGCGCCGCCTGTAAAATATTACGGCGGCGCTGTGCTGAGAAATGTGTGTTGGCACCTTATTTTCCTCCAAATGATCCTATTAAGTTCACTACGGCTCATCGTGTGTTTGGTGCTAGCAATATTATTAAGTTTTTGCAG GAATTACCAGAATCTCAAAGGGCAGATGCTGTAAGCAGCATGGTATATGAAGCAAATGCAAGACTAAGAGATCCAGTATATGGTTGTGCAGGATCAATTTGCCAATTACAAAAGCAAGTAAGTGATCTTCAAGCACAATTGGCTAAGGCACAAGCTGAAATTGTCAACATGCAATGTCAACAAGCAAATCTCATGGCACTAATTTGTATGGAAATGGGCCAATCTACTCCACAAACAATATCACCACCACAACAATCTTTAGACAATTTCCCTATGAATTACTTAGATGATAACATTGGATCATGGGAGACCCTATGGACATGA